CTGTCGATTTCTCGACGATGTCTATTGTGTTCCTCGAATTTTCGAAACTCTGTTACAGTCAATGCATCATTTTCTCGTCTAAATCTTGAATTCAAATGATTTGGATCTGTTTCACCAACTAGATCGAAATGATTTCTTCCATATACTTTGGTATCGACTTGTCTATCCTCCGTTCGTTTATGCTCGTCAATATGCGAACTGTATCTTGTCTCGTAATCTTTCTCCGAATTTGATCCTTCTTCTTGTCGGGATCTGCTATAAGATTTTATACCTGGACCACCATTTAAAGTATAAGTACGTTCTTCTGTATAAGTGTAAGAACCTTGTAAAGGAAATCTGCGACCATCTTTCAACACTATATATCCTTTACCATCCTGTCCAATCAAAAGCTGACCTTCTATTCTCAAGAAACGGCTATCTTGTGGCTCGGTAGATATAGAAACATAACTTTGTACTCCTCTATGATCCTGCAGCGGAAACATAGAACCATCCTGAAATTCTATATACTCCTTTCTGTCGGAGGATGTTCTAAATCGTCCCATAAATTGAACATATTGTTTTCCTTGTCTATTATATGACTGATAACCGGCCGCTTCTTTCGACAAGGATCCAAGGAGTTTCTCTAGTTCTTGATTAGAACTAATATTTCGTAAACGGAATTCTATTTCGCTGCTACCAACAACATGCTCTCTATCACCAGTTATAAATCCCGATTGTTTTTCTGTATCATGATTTTCCAAAGTATCGTCGTAAACTTTCTCgtcatcataatcataatcttcttcattttctttttgttgtttcaaTCGTGCTTCCTCCTCTCTACGTTCTTCCTCCTGTCGTCTTTGTGCGAGCAAACGTTCATACTCCTGTTGTTTTCTCTCACGTAACAAACGTTCTTCTTCCGCAATTCTTTCCAACGCTTCTAAACGTCTCTGTTCTTGTACCCTTCTCAAACGTGCCTCTTCCTCGATTCTTAAAGTTTCCAGTTCCTGTTGACGACGTTCTTGCTCTTGTTGTTTCAAACTTTCCTTATACTGTCTTACGTATTCGCTTTCGTCGACATGTACCACTGGAATACCCGTTGAAGAAAAGGAACCTTCTTGATTTCCATAGGCAATTCTACCAGATTCTCTCCaatgattttcaatatttctactgtaatttaaatttctattacgTGATCCATCCAAGTTGGATAAATTCGAGTCGAAATTATTTCCTTGAACGGTCGTTTGTAATCCACTTCCTATATTCGTCGAACTACCGCTATAACCATCGGAGTCAGAGTGAAAAATAATTGCCCTGTTAACACCGGATATTCCGTCGggtttattattactactactcgTCATACCGGAACTGTTCTGTGTATACGTGGTGGTTAGTACACCTGGTTGTTCTCCGTTAGAAGTAAGTTGTATCCTTCTGGTTTCGCTACTAACGACATTTGTGGAGGACGATGAGGAGTGTCGTGATTTTTGGATGTCCGAACTATCGCCACTATTTACATCGCTCTCTTCCTTGTGATTCGATTTATTAGTTTGTAATGTTTCAAAACCTCTTTGTACGTTGATTGTTTTGCCTGAATGAGATTCGTCCAAGATTACGCCAGATGGATCTGGATAGCCTTGATGTAATGGTCTTCTTCGTTGATCGAgctaacaaatataaattgaaacaaaatgaatataatataattttaaatgatcaaacataatttatcaatgttatcacTTACCTGGAGACTCAGATAATTAGCATTTGCCGTTTCACAAGCAATCGGTCCGGTCATTTCCGGTTGCTCAATCAAATACAACAATTCTTCACCAGCAAGAGTTTGAGCAGGCCATATCAGAAATGCTTCTGCTTCAAGTATATCCGATGGTccttgattatatataatataattgtgaATGACTGCTGGACCAAACTCTGATTCAGTCGTAACGTTCGTTCCAGTGTAATTGAAAGGATTGTAATAGATTTCTTTGGGTCGACTTTCACCTTCCACGAGTAATTCCGTTTCGATCCAAATCGGTAAAGACAAGTGCCAGCTATTGTCATTGGTCGTTGTACCGTTTTCGGGATTGGTCGTGTTTACTTCCATATAGAATTCGTAAGACGGTGCCATACTATTAGATGTTACAGGTTGTAGGAGCACTTTGAAATTGACCAATTGTCTTTGAGGAAGAGGATTGCCGATATCGCAACGCAAAGTATTGTTATTCGATTGTTTAGGCGCTGAACATTGTACAGGTACCTCGGTCTTGTCGATTCTCTCGATTTTGATGTAATCGATACCAGCTGGCAATTGGATATTGTAAGTCGCTTCGAACGCGTCTTCGCCATTGTTTATCACCAAAATCTCGAGTTCTAATTTCTTTCCGGATCCTAGAAGATATCGTTCGACGTTTGGTTTCACACTGAGCTGTAGATCCGGTATGCAAACATTGTCAGGACCACAgttctttcttatcgataaTGAATCCTTTTTGGACATGGTAGCACCGATAACAGGTCTTAGAGATATTCTAGGATCACGTGGACGATTATCGGGTAACTGATCGTCTTTCAAACTTATACGTAATTCTGCTTCCAACGATGTCAATTTGTCACGGATATTTGGTGTCACGTAAAcctaaacgataatattttaaataaaaacagaacATGTACgaatgatgataagaaagttAAATAGGATTAGACTAGTTTACCTGTACTGTACGACAAAGTTGTTGATTTTGTTCGAGTGTAATCGTCTTGTTTATCATGTTTTTATTCTCATGTTCAATGAAAAACAGTCGTGGAGCCTTTGTTTTCTTAACGTCGACGACGTATTGAACATTGAACACGTATCTTGATGCGACACCATCGCCGTTGTATCTGAAGCATCCTCTTAATGGTAGAGAAGTAACTCTGGTACCATCCGAGAgagtataattcttatcatcTAAAGAGATCAATTTCGACTCAGTTTCAAAAGTCACGAAAGAATCCATTTTAATGACTGGACGCGCTCTGAAGAAGAATGCTGAGCTGGATTCGTAAGCACCAACGACCAAATCAGGATAATGATTCCCATCGAGATCTAAGCTACCAGCTACGGAAAATCCGAAGGTCTGAATTGGTACGTTCAATTCTTCCGCATGAATAGCTTgggaatatttttctaaaacacCGTTTTTCGATCCGTGATAAATGTAAACGGCGCCGCGACCGTTTATTCCACCATAAGGAGCACCAACGACGAAATCACCATAACCATCATGATCGATATCCCCTAAAAAGGCCAGTGACAAACCGAAACGTCCGCGATTACTCTCTCCGTCTCTGAGAAAACAAGATAAAAACCTTATCGAGAAAGTTCAGCGAACACTAATGTAATTTGaacatttttcgaatttttctttcgttgttcttttttttcagataaagAAACTAATCATTTCTcctttaaaaagtatataatttaatctaatattagattaattagatcgtaataatattttcttaaaattcgagacattagatattattttattatttacctgCTGTCAACCTTTCGGAATTTTTCGTGAGCTCCTCCTTGATATATAACATAGATCCTTCCGGTTTCGATATTCATTTCTGGATTGTCCGGAATAGTATACATCGGTGCACCGACTATAAGATCGTCTAAACTGTCACCATCAATGTCACCAGCTGCAACGGAATAGCCGAAGTAAGCACCCATTTGTTCACCTGTGACGTTTTGATGATTGGTCATGCTGGAGGTAAAGAGTACGACCTAGAacaacgaagataataatatatataccgGGTATTCTATTTAAAGTCAATTATCTAGATATTTCCGTCGGATTGAATgatatgaaagtatgttacatgacaaataaaatacaatgatatggacatttctttttcaagatcATTCTTTTTAAGATACCATAGTCATCGGTACAATATAAGAAAGGTATGCTTATGTTACAACTATAATATGATagctcgt
This sequence is a window from Vespa crabro chromosome 9, iyVesCrab1.2, whole genome shotgun sequence. Protein-coding genes within it:
- the LOC124427087 gene encoding integrin alpha-PS2 isoform X2, which encodes MSSRIIFGLFLGLFIVVGSPPTTIEAFNVETKHYAIYRNEAESMFGFAVSAYRDKYGRGWAIVGAPEADTSQVGVYRGGAVYRCDIAADDRCDIIHFDDKGNNHARNPSLPSSLTQVDNKTLQWFGATVSASSKDGGPIMACAPRYIWFSLSQPRYDPDESRSIKETIAGNRRDPVGTCWVIDKNFNESQEFSPCRTRFWGYHRQGSCQAGLGAAMAKNGERLFIGAPGSWYWQGQAFSQPLNSRAKMMSTKEAPANEDDSYMGYSVAAGDFVGNGDSGTAVGVPRGSGLRGKVVLFTSSMTNHQNVTGEQMGAYFGYSVAAGDIDGDSLDDLIVGAPMYTIPDNPEMNIETGRIYVIYQGGAHEKFRKVDSRDGESNRGRFGLSLAFLGDIDHDGYGDFVVGAPYGGINGRGAVYIYHGSKNGVLEKYSQAIHAEELNVPIQTFGFSVAGSLDLDGNHYPDLVVGAYESSSAFFFRARPVIKMDSFVTFETESKLISLDDKNYTLSDGTRVTSLPLRGCFRYNGDGVASRYVFNVQYVVDVKKTKAPRLFFIEHENKNMINKTITLEQNQQLCRTVQVYVTPNIRDKLTSLEAELRISLKDDQLPDNRPRDPRISLRPVIGATMSKKDSLSIRKNCGPDNVCIPDLQLSVKPNVERYLLGSGKKLELEILVINNGEDAFEATYNIQLPAGIDYIKIERIDKTEVPVQCSAPKQSNNNTLRCDIGNPLPQRQLVNFKVLLQPVTSNSMAPSYEFYMEVNTTNPENGTTTNDNSWHLSLPIWIETELLVEGESRPKEIYYNPFNYTGTNVTTESEFGPAVIHNYIIYNQGPSDILEAEAFLIWPAQTLAGEELLYLIEQPEMTGPIACETANANYLSLQLDQRRRPLHQGYPDPSGVILDESHSGKTINVQRGFETLQTNKSNHKEESDVNSGDSSDIQKSRHSSSSSTNVVSSETRRIQLTSNGEQPGVLTTTYTQNSSGMTSSSNNKPDGISGVNRAIIFHSDSDGYSGSSTNIGSGLQTTVQGNNFDSNLSNLDGSRNRNLNYSRNIENHWRESGRIAYGNQEGSFSSTGIPVVHVDESEYVRQYKESLKQQEQERRQQELETLRIEEEARLRRVQEQRRLEALERIAEEERLLRERKQQEYERLLAQRRQEEERREEEARLKQQKENEEDYDYDDEKVYDDTLENHDTEKQSGFITGDREHVVGSSEIEFRLRNISSNQELEKLLGSLSKEAAGYQSYNRQGKQYVQFMGRFRTSSDRKEYIEFQDGSMFPLQDHRGVQSYVSISTEPQDSRFLRIEGQLLIGQDGKGYIVLKDGRRFPLQGSYTYTEERTYTLNGGPGIKSYSRSRQEEGSNSEKDYETRYSSHIDEHKRTEDRQVDTKVYGRNHFDLVGETDPNHLNSRFRRENDALTVTEFRKFEEHNRHRREIDSSFLPLDENNPTIDRQNPCNTTKCVTLRCVLGPLKKDQEITIAARYLVNIRTLKKVAFKEKVKVSSQLVARVTKQPFIGTPVEQVVKSHEIYTNIEPTVAPSSPDDIPLWIVVLSACAGAIILLLLIYLLHKCGFFKRNRPSDAPERQPLNRNGHFQQGDEHL
- the LOC124427087 gene encoding integrin alpha-PS2 isoform X1; protein product: MSSRIIFGLFLGLFIVVGSPPTTIEAFNVETKHYAIYRNEAESMFGFAVSAYRDKYGRGWAIVGAPEADTSQVGVYRGGAVYRCDIAADDRCDIIHFDDKGNNHARNPSLPSSLTQVDNKTLQWFGATVSASSKDGGPIMACAPRYIWFSLSQPRYDPDESRSIKETIAGNRRDPVGTCWVIDKNFNESQEFSPCRTRFWGYHRQGSCQAGLGAAMAKNGERLFIGAPGSWYWQGQLYSISTSMRFQFVATTSFLQEEVAGQAFSQPLNSRAKMMSTKEAPANEDDSYMGYSVAAGDFVGNGDSGTAVGVPRGSGLRGKVVLFTSSMTNHQNVTGEQMGAYFGYSVAAGDIDGDSLDDLIVGAPMYTIPDNPEMNIETGRIYVIYQGGAHEKFRKVDSRDGESNRGRFGLSLAFLGDIDHDGYGDFVVGAPYGGINGRGAVYIYHGSKNGVLEKYSQAIHAEELNVPIQTFGFSVAGSLDLDGNHYPDLVVGAYESSSAFFFRARPVIKMDSFVTFETESKLISLDDKNYTLSDGTRVTSLPLRGCFRYNGDGVASRYVFNVQYVVDVKKTKAPRLFFIEHENKNMINKTITLEQNQQLCRTVQVYVTPNIRDKLTSLEAELRISLKDDQLPDNRPRDPRISLRPVIGATMSKKDSLSIRKNCGPDNVCIPDLQLSVKPNVERYLLGSGKKLELEILVINNGEDAFEATYNIQLPAGIDYIKIERIDKTEVPVQCSAPKQSNNNTLRCDIGNPLPQRQLVNFKVLLQPVTSNSMAPSYEFYMEVNTTNPENGTTTNDNSWHLSLPIWIETELLVEGESRPKEIYYNPFNYTGTNVTTESEFGPAVIHNYIIYNQGPSDILEAEAFLIWPAQTLAGEELLYLIEQPEMTGPIACETANANYLSLQLDQRRRPLHQGYPDPSGVILDESHSGKTINVQRGFETLQTNKSNHKEESDVNSGDSSDIQKSRHSSSSSTNVVSSETRRIQLTSNGEQPGVLTTTYTQNSSGMTSSSNNKPDGISGVNRAIIFHSDSDGYSGSSTNIGSGLQTTVQGNNFDSNLSNLDGSRNRNLNYSRNIENHWRESGRIAYGNQEGSFSSTGIPVVHVDESEYVRQYKESLKQQEQERRQQELETLRIEEEARLRRVQEQRRLEALERIAEEERLLRERKQQEYERLLAQRRQEEERREEEARLKQQKENEEDYDYDDEKVYDDTLENHDTEKQSGFITGDREHVVGSSEIEFRLRNISSNQELEKLLGSLSKEAAGYQSYNRQGKQYVQFMGRFRTSSDRKEYIEFQDGSMFPLQDHRGVQSYVSISTEPQDSRFLRIEGQLLIGQDGKGYIVLKDGRRFPLQGSYTYTEERTYTLNGGPGIKSYSRSRQEEGSNSEKDYETRYSSHIDEHKRTEDRQVDTKVYGRNHFDLVGETDPNHLNSRFRRENDALTVTEFRKFEEHNRHRREIDSSFLPLDENNPTIDRQNPCNTTKCVTLRCVLGPLKKDQEITIAARYLVNIRTLKKVAFKEKVKVSSQLVARVTKQPFIGTPVEQVVKSHEIYTNIEPTVAPSSPDDIPLWIVVLSACAGAIILLLLIYLLHKCGFFKRNRPSDAPERQPLNRNGHFQQGDEHL